The segment TCATCGAGGCCCTGACCATTTATGCGCTTTTGATCGTCATCCTGCTGATGGGCAAGCTCGGCTGATCCGAGTCGTCGCGGGGTCTCCGGTGACGGATGCGGTCGGCGACGGTTCGCCGCCCCGTCCCACCGGCCGGAGGAGCCGGCGCCGGCAGCGGAAGGTGTGACATGGAACTGAACATACCCGTCGTCCTGACCAACATCGCGGGCTTCGTGATCGTGGTCTGGATCCTCGCCAAGTTCGCGTGGGGTCCGATCCTCGACCTGCTCGACGCCCGCCGCGACAAGATCTCCTCCGACTTCGCCGAGGCCGAGCAGGCCCGCGGGGACGCGGAGAAGCTGCGCGGCGATTTCGAGTCGAAGCTCGGCGAGATCAAGGTCATCGAGCGCGAAAAGGTCCAGGAGGCCGTCGTCCGCGGCGAGGAGATCGCCGACCGGATAAAGGGCGAGGCCCAGGCCAAGGCCGGGAGCGCCCTCGACAAGGCGCGGCAGGACATCGAGGTCGAAACGCAGAAGGCGCAGCTCTCGCTGCGCGACGACATCGTGGAGCTCGCCCTGGGTTCGGCGGAGAAACTCATCAACCAGAAGCTGGACGACGAGACGCACCGCCGCCTGATCCGCGAGTACATCGACAGCCTCGGGAAGATGCCCCATGCGTGACCGGGGCGTCGCCACGCGCTACGCGCAGGCCCTGCTCGACACGTCGCGCAAGGCCGGCCTGCTCGAGGGCGTGGCCGAGTCCTACGCGGCCGTGGCGCA is part of the bacterium genome and harbors:
- the atpF gene encoding F0F1 ATP synthase subunit B; this encodes MELNIPVVLTNIAGFVIVVWILAKFAWGPILDLLDARRDKISSDFAEAEQARGDAEKLRGDFESKLGEIKVIEREKVQEAVVRGEEIADRIKGEAQAKAGSALDKARQDIEVETQKAQLSLRDDIVELALGSAEKLINQKLDDETHRRLIREYIDSLGKMPHA